The Metabacillus litoralis genome contains a region encoding:
- a CDS encoding AbrB family transcriptional regulator: MIKQMNLYFIFETVIVGVVGGTLFLLFHLPLAWMLGPLSAVMLWKLVTKRKLHWPVGFRNGGQMILGFSMGLSFTTESARQIVQQFPSMMVTTILMVGFGLIMAKFISKVTKMKVASAVMGTTPGGLSQMVILSEEITDAEPTIVTFMQTVRMLTVIFLVPFLTIHALSNSHTDSLVEDPVSQMNTSGYIQLLIFLVIVFFLTKLAIRFKCPTPWIIGPLISSALLTVFGFDVPPVPDFLTILAQLCLGIYLGLGMKTNMLGNWRSLLPVTVLSSLLIVGFALLLAYGLHSLYSISMSTAFLCIAPGGLPEMGVTAHTVNADVSMVAAFQLFRVFFILFIIPLFLRKFFGGNSIEEKSVTTSY, translated from the coding sequence TTGATCAAGCAAATGAACCTTTATTTTATTTTTGAAACAGTCATTGTTGGAGTAGTTGGGGGAACTCTTTTCTTACTATTTCATTTGCCTTTAGCATGGATGCTTGGTCCATTAAGTGCTGTTATGCTTTGGAAGTTGGTCACTAAACGAAAATTACATTGGCCGGTTGGTTTTCGTAACGGTGGACAGATGATTTTAGGCTTTAGTATGGGGTTATCATTTACAACGGAGAGTGCAAGGCAAATAGTCCAGCAATTTCCCTCAATGATGGTAACAACAATTTTAATGGTTGGATTTGGTCTTATAATGGCTAAGTTTATTTCAAAGGTCACAAAAATGAAGGTAGCAAGTGCGGTCATGGGGACAACACCCGGAGGATTATCACAAATGGTTATTTTAAGTGAAGAAATTACTGATGCAGAACCAACAATTGTTACATTTATGCAAACGGTGAGAATGTTAACGGTTATTTTCCTAGTACCTTTCTTAACGATCCATGCATTATCTAACTCTCACACCGATAGCCTCGTGGAAGACCCTGTTTCTCAAATGAATACAAGCGGTTACATACAACTATTAATCTTTTTAGTCATTGTTTTCTTTCTTACAAAATTGGCCATTCGTTTTAAATGCCCTACTCCATGGATTATTGGTCCCCTTATTTCTTCGGCACTATTAACTGTATTTGGGTTTGATGTTCCACCTGTGCCTGATTTTTTGACTATATTGGCCCAGCTTTGCTTGGGGATCTACCTAGGTCTTGGAATGAAAACAAATATGCTAGGTAATTGGCGAAGTTTGTTACCGGTTACAGTCTTGTCATCATTGCTTATTGTTGGGTTTGCTCTTTTATTAGCATACGGATTACATAGCTTATACTCTATTTCCATGTCTACAGCTTTTCTATGCATTGCTCCGGGCGGGTTACCTGAAATGGGTGTCACAGCTCATACAGTTAATGCGGATGTTTCAATGGTCGCTGCCTTCCAATTATTTCGTGTATTTTTTATCTTATTCATCATTCCGTTATTCTTAAGAAAATTTTTTGGTGGAAATTCAATTGAGGAAAAGTCAGTTACTACAAGCTATTAA
- a CDS encoding NAD-dependent malic enzyme: MSQLSNASMNIIIRLHFQKNLITFSEIAKVIGEAGGDVIGIDVISTSKTQTVRDITITVKNQQHGQTVMDEIGQLEGVKILSVSDRTFLLHLGGKIEITPKNPIKNRDDLSRVYTPGVAQVCNAIADEPLKAHSLTIKRNTVAVVSDGTAVLGLGDIGPLAAMPVMEGKAMLFKQMADVDAFPICLDTKDPEEIISIVKSIAPAFGGINLEDISSPRCFEIEERLKAEMDIPVFHDDQHGTAVVLLAGLYNALKLTGKNIESIKVVLNGVGAAGTACAKMLLAAGVKNIIGVDRAGAINRNETYENKNWTDFAYMTNPENISGSLTDVIIGADVFIGVSAPGVLTVEHLKTMAKDPIVFALANPVPEIDPELAEPYVRVMATGRSDFPNQINNVLCFPGIFRGALDCRASEINEEMKIATAKAIANVVSDDELSETYIVPSVFNQKVVEKVREAVVKAAYESGVARKDLFKEENALVRSY; encoded by the coding sequence ATGTCTCAACTTAGTAATGCAAGCATGAATATAATTATTAGACTTCATTTTCAGAAAAACCTTATTACGTTTAGTGAGATTGCTAAGGTAATTGGGGAAGCTGGAGGTGATGTAATTGGAATTGATGTGATTTCAACAAGTAAAACACAAACGGTACGAGACATAACAATAACAGTAAAGAACCAGCAACATGGTCAAACTGTTATGGACGAAATCGGTCAACTTGAAGGTGTAAAGATTTTGTCAGTTTCTGATCGAACATTTCTATTGCATCTTGGAGGGAAAATAGAAATCACTCCAAAAAATCCGATTAAAAATCGAGATGATTTATCTAGAGTTTATACACCTGGAGTCGCACAAGTATGTAACGCCATTGCTGATGAGCCACTTAAAGCTCACTCGTTAACGATTAAACGAAATACGGTTGCGGTTGTTTCTGATGGAACTGCAGTTTTAGGACTAGGCGATATTGGGCCTTTGGCTGCAATGCCTGTTATGGAAGGAAAAGCAATGCTGTTTAAACAAATGGCAGATGTAGATGCATTCCCCATATGTCTTGATACGAAAGATCCGGAAGAGATTATTTCGATTGTCAAATCAATTGCGCCTGCCTTTGGAGGTATTAATTTAGAAGATATTTCTTCTCCTAGGTGCTTTGAAATTGAAGAAAGATTAAAGGCTGAAATGGACATACCTGTCTTTCATGACGACCAACATGGAACAGCTGTCGTATTACTAGCAGGTCTTTACAATGCACTAAAGCTTACTGGTAAAAATATTGAATCAATTAAAGTTGTCTTGAATGGAGTAGGTGCTGCTGGAACAGCTTGTGCAAAAATGTTGTTAGCTGCTGGAGTAAAAAACATCATTGGTGTTGATCGAGCAGGTGCTATTAATAGAAATGAAACATACGAAAATAAAAATTGGACAGACTTTGCATACATGACAAACCCAGAAAATATCAGTGGTTCCTTAACTGACGTAATAATAGGAGCAGATGTTTTCATCGGAGTTTCAGCTCCTGGTGTGTTAACGGTAGAACATCTTAAAACAATGGCGAAAGATCCAATTGTATTCGCATTAGCTAACCCTGTACCCGAGATTGATCCAGAACTAGCTGAGCCATATGTTAGAGTGATGGCGACAGGTAGATCCGATTTTCCAAATCAGATTAATAATGTCCTTTGTTTCCCTGGTATTTTTAGAGGAGCACTTGATTGCCGGGCTTCAGAAATTAATGAAGAAATGAAAATTGCTACTGCAAAAGCTATTGCTAATGTCGTTTCTGATGATGAATTAAGTGAAACCTACATTGTTCCAAGTGTTTTCAATCAAAAGGTTGTTGAAAAGGTACGCGAGGCAGTGGTAAAGGCTGCTTATGAATCTGGTGTGGCAAGAAAAGATCTGTTTAAAGAAGAAAATGCACTAGTGAGAAGTTATTAG
- a CDS encoding Yip1 family protein: MEEQTIETKKPSLFGMILQPGEQFERLRERPVIWLPLILLSILGTVVAVLIALNVDYSTIPGPAMSAEELELTKMFGIIFGGLGGLFGTSIGLLVFGAILFGIAKIVKSPVSFKQMFSLMIFTSFITTIGQLLNQLIIYAIGGDPYIMLTSINSFVGADGVLGAVLGVFEVFQIWYYVLLALGLVKVAQLSKPAAYTIAIIFFILGLIVAAIGGVFEGIAQF; the protein is encoded by the coding sequence ATGGAAGAACAAACAATAGAAACTAAGAAACCGTCATTATTCGGAATGATTCTTCAACCTGGAGAACAATTTGAAAGATTAAGAGAAAGACCAGTCATTTGGCTTCCCTTAATTCTCCTGTCTATACTCGGAACGGTTGTTGCTGTACTTATAGCACTTAACGTGGATTATTCTACAATACCAGGCCCAGCTATGTCGGCTGAAGAGCTTGAGCTTACAAAAATGTTTGGTATCATTTTCGGGGGACTTGGTGGTTTATTTGGTACATCAATTGGATTATTAGTATTTGGAGCTATTTTATTTGGAATTGCCAAAATAGTTAAATCGCCGGTTTCATTCAAACAAATGTTTTCGCTTATGATTTTCACAAGCTTTATCACGACAATCGGTCAATTATTGAATCAACTTATTATTTATGCAATTGGCGGGGATCCGTACATTATGCTAACTAGTATTAACAGTTTTGTAGGGGCAGATGGTGTTTTAGGAGCCGTTTTAGGTGTTTTTGAAGTATTTCAAATTTGGTATTATGTTTTATTAGCACTTGGACTTGTGAAAGTAGCTCAACTATCCAAACCGGCAGCATATACAATTGCTATTATTTTCTTTATTTTAGGTCTTATTGTTGCAGCAATTGGAGGAGTTTTTGAAGGGATTGCACAGTTCTAA
- a CDS encoding efflux RND transporter periplasmic adaptor subunit has translation MKKKIWIGIGVSCLIIILVGVNVFRTVSKENLTVDTIKVEEREMTGNVMVPGTLSLRNESFVYLSPESGKVAEILVKEGDKVEEGTPLLRYENEQLLLEKEQNALSLESSYLRINQVERQINDLDEKEEELTKQVGKDEAKKQVDAERDQLKTDLKLANIEARQVLLQKETIEKKLGELEVVSEISGTVLSISKDASKGVTQGAILHIAKPDELIVKGSISEYDSLKIKEKQPVTLRSDVVPGKEWVGVVSKVSLLPEQSENVMGNEESAVQYPIEVTIDDKGIKAKPGFKLIMDIQTEKRKALAVPLEAVKQDAEEYYVFVVEEGKAIRKIVKAGAASDEYMEIKTGLETGERVIVSPSNELQNNMEVNEK, from the coding sequence ATGAAGAAAAAAATTTGGATAGGAATAGGCGTTTCGTGCTTAATCATTATATTAGTTGGAGTTAATGTTTTTCGAACAGTAAGTAAGGAAAATCTAACAGTTGATACAATAAAAGTTGAAGAACGTGAAATGACCGGGAATGTAATGGTTCCCGGTACACTTTCGCTAAGAAATGAGAGTTTTGTTTACTTATCCCCTGAAAGCGGTAAAGTTGCTGAGATTCTTGTAAAAGAAGGAGATAAGGTGGAAGAAGGAACACCTCTACTTCGGTATGAGAATGAACAGCTATTATTAGAAAAAGAACAAAATGCTTTATCTCTAGAATCTTCCTACTTACGAATTAATCAGGTGGAAAGACAAATAAATGATTTGGATGAAAAAGAGGAAGAGTTGACGAAGCAAGTAGGCAAGGATGAAGCAAAAAAACAAGTTGATGCCGAAAGAGATCAATTAAAAACAGATTTAAAATTAGCTAACATCGAAGCTAGACAAGTGCTGCTTCAAAAAGAAACAATTGAGAAAAAACTGGGAGAACTTGAAGTTGTAAGTGAAATTTCTGGTACGGTTCTTTCTATTAGTAAAGATGCATCAAAAGGAGTCACTCAAGGAGCTATTTTACACATTGCAAAACCTGATGAGCTTATTGTAAAGGGATCCATTTCTGAATATGATTCTTTAAAAATTAAGGAGAAGCAACCTGTAACATTGAGATCTGATGTTGTACCAGGAAAGGAATGGGTTGGTGTCGTTAGTAAGGTTAGTCTTCTACCGGAACAGAGTGAAAATGTAATGGGTAATGAAGAGAGTGCTGTTCAATATCCAATTGAAGTTACAATTGATGATAAAGGTATTAAAGCAAAACCAGGTTTTAAATTAATAATGGATATCCAAACAGAAAAAAGAAAAGCTCTTGCTGTTCCTTTAGAAGCTGTTAAACAGGATGCTGAAGAATATTATGTATTTGTTGTTGAAGAAGGAAAGGCGATTCGTAAAATAGTAAAAGCAGGAGCGGCAAGTGATGAGTATATGGAGATCAAAACAGGGTTAGAGACAGGAGAAAGAGTTATTGTTAGTCCTTCAAATGAACTGCAAAATAACATGGAAGTGAATGAGAAATGA
- a CDS encoding ABC transporter ATP-binding protein, with translation MIELTSITKSYKVGQDTLDVLKGISLTINEGEFVAIMGPSGSGKSTLMNVIGCLDNPTSGTYLLGDEDISTYKDEMLARVRNLSIGFVFQQFQLLPRLTALKNVELPMVYAGYKKKEREERAKQALEKVGLAERMNHLPNELSGGQKQRVAIARSIVNNPKIILADEPTGALDSKTSISIMEQFTQLNLEGTTVILVTHEQEVADYAKRIITVRDGIILSDVERRREV, from the coding sequence ATGATTGAGTTAACTTCCATTACTAAGAGCTATAAAGTTGGACAGGATACATTAGATGTTCTTAAAGGAATTAGTCTAACAATTAACGAAGGTGAATTTGTAGCGATTATGGGTCCTTCTGGTTCCGGAAAATCGACACTAATGAACGTGATTGGGTGTTTAGACAACCCTACCTCGGGAACATACTTACTCGGTGATGAGGACATTTCCACTTATAAGGATGAAATGTTAGCTAGGGTACGTAATTTATCGATAGGCTTTGTTTTCCAACAATTTCAGCTTCTTCCCCGGCTCACTGCTCTAAAAAATGTAGAGCTTCCGATGGTTTACGCCGGTTATAAGAAAAAAGAGCGTGAGGAGAGAGCAAAGCAGGCTCTTGAAAAAGTTGGGCTAGCTGAGAGGATGAATCACTTGCCCAATGAGTTATCTGGGGGACAAAAACAACGTGTTGCAATCGCGAGGTCAATTGTAAATAACCCTAAAATAATACTAGCTGACGAACCAACTGGTGCACTTGATAGTAAAACAAGCATTTCAATAATGGAGCAATTCACACAATTAAATTTGGAGGGTACCACAGTTATACTTGTTACCCACGAACAAGAGGTAGCTGATTATGCAAAGCGAATCATAACCGTTAGAGATGGTATCATTCTCTCAGATGTAGAGCGGAGGAGAGAAGTATGA
- a CDS encoding ABC transporter permease, whose protein sequence is MSLLENVKMALSSVLAHKLRSILTMLGIIIGVASVILVVAIGQGGEQLLKTSITGPGNTIEVYYEPSEEELMSNPNAYMNAAFTQEDVHSLSNIPEVKKVVAASSEYFSTRYQEETADTSVYGINQAYMEVNNLKVESGRNLVEADFIGGTRVGVISSELKKEMFDKNEPLGEVVWINGQPIEIIGVLEKPEGLFAFGAMEVYVPWNTFRNSFGKNEYNSITLQAINADVMKEVGEKATTLLNTTHNTDDSYKVFNMEEMAEGIGQITTIMTLIIGSIAGISLVVGGIGVMNIMLVSVTERTKEIGIRKALGATKRQILTQFLIESVTLTLIGGIIGILLGAVAANVVSIFAGWPPLISWQVVLGGLIFSMVIGIVFGMLPANKAARLSPIESLRYE, encoded by the coding sequence ATGAGCTTACTTGAAAATGTAAAGATGGCATTAAGTTCAGTTTTAGCTCATAAATTGCGGTCCATTTTAACGATGCTCGGAATTATTATAGGTGTGGCATCCGTTATTTTAGTTGTTGCCATCGGTCAAGGTGGAGAGCAATTACTAAAAACTTCAATAACTGGTCCTGGTAATACGATTGAAGTTTATTACGAACCAAGTGAAGAAGAATTAATGTCAAACCCAAATGCCTATATGAATGCTGCCTTTACTCAAGAAGATGTTCATTCACTAAGTAATATACCAGAAGTGAAAAAAGTGGTAGCTGCTTCATCAGAATACTTTTCAACAAGATATCAGGAAGAAACAGCCGATACTAGTGTTTACGGTATAAACCAAGCCTATATGGAAGTAAATAACTTGAAAGTTGAATCAGGAAGAAATCTGGTTGAAGCAGATTTTATTGGAGGCACACGTGTAGGGGTTATTAGCTCAGAATTGAAAAAGGAAATGTTTGATAAAAATGAGCCGTTAGGTGAAGTTGTTTGGATTAATGGTCAACCGATTGAAATTATAGGAGTATTAGAGAAGCCAGAAGGTTTATTCGCATTCGGGGCGATGGAAGTATATGTACCATGGAATACATTTCGGAACTCTTTTGGAAAAAATGAATATAATTCAATTACTTTACAGGCTATAAATGCAGATGTAATGAAAGAGGTTGGAGAAAAGGCAACAACTCTTTTAAATACAACTCATAATACAGATGATTCTTATAAAGTGTTTAATATGGAAGAAATGGCAGAAGGAATTGGTCAAATCACAACCATTATGACGTTAATCATTGGATCAATTGCAGGCATCTCACTTGTAGTCGGGGGAATTGGTGTGATGAATATCATGCTTGTTTCCGTAACTGAGCGAACAAAAGAAATCGGAATAAGAAAGGCATTAGGTGCAACAAAGCGTCAAATTCTTACTCAATTTCTAATTGAATCGGTCACCCTTACTCTTATAGGTGGAATTATCGGAATTTTATTAGGAGCAGTAGCAGCAAATGTTGTATCAATCTTTGCTGGATGGCCACCTCTCATTTCATGGCAGGTTGTTTTAGGAGGGTTAATATTTTCAATGGTTATTGGAATTGTATTTGGAATGTTACCTGCGAATAAAGCGGCCCGCTTAAGTCCAATTGAATCTTTACGATATGAATAA
- a CDS encoding DeoR/GlpR family DNA-binding transcription regulator, which translates to MLTPERHRLILDLLKERHSVKIHELVDLTNTSESTIRRDLTQLEEDKYLKRIHGGAALLQGKLKEPNVSEKSAKNLQQKKVIAAEAASLVEEGDCIFLDAGTTTLQMVEYLSPEKEIVVVTNGLTVIEPLLSKGIKTYLIGGFLKPSTGAMIGRGALTALEQYRFDKCFLGVNGIHVELGYTTPDPEEAAMKMTALKLSREKYVLADYSKFGEIAFSRIAQLSEAKIITDEGEDEVLYPYTKNTAIKVVNT; encoded by the coding sequence TTGTTAACACCTGAACGTCATCGACTAATTCTTGATCTTTTAAAAGAAAGACATTCTGTGAAAATACATGAACTTGTCGACTTAACTAACACATCAGAGTCAACAATTCGTCGAGACTTAACACAACTGGAAGAAGATAAATATTTAAAACGAATTCATGGCGGTGCAGCACTTTTACAAGGAAAGTTAAAGGAACCAAATGTTAGTGAAAAATCTGCCAAAAACCTTCAACAAAAGAAAGTGATTGCAGCTGAAGCAGCTTCTCTTGTAGAAGAAGGAGATTGTATTTTTTTAGATGCAGGTACAACAACACTACAAATGGTTGAATATTTATCACCTGAAAAAGAAATTGTCGTTGTAACTAATGGACTAACTGTTATTGAACCGCTTTTAAGCAAAGGTATAAAAACATATTTAATAGGTGGATTTTTAAAGCCATCCACTGGTGCTATGATTGGACGCGGTGCTTTAACGGCATTAGAACAATACCGTTTTGATAAATGCTTTTTAGGAGTAAATGGCATACATGTTGAGTTAGGTTATACAACACCTGATCCAGAAGAAGCAGCAATGAAAATGACAGCGCTAAAGCTTTCAAGAGAAAAATATGTTTTAGCTGATTATTCCAAATTTGGAGAAATTGCATTTTCAAGAATTGCTCAGCTTTCAGAAGCAAAGATTATAACGGATGAAGGGGAAGATGAAGTCCTTTATCCATATACAAAAAATACAGCAATAAAGGTAGTGAATACATGA
- the pfkB gene encoding 1-phosphofructokinase: protein MIYTVTLNPSVDYIVRVEQFELGSLNRTSEDSKFPGGKGINVSRVLKRLGVESNALGFIGGFTGSFVADFLSGENIQHNFINVSGDTRINVKLKTDVETEINGVGPSVSEEQLNQFLKLFQHMNQDDIVLLAGSIPGTLPTSIYQKIMTICKEKEIKVVADVSGDALKEVVSEKPFLIKPNHHELGELFETNIQSVEDAHKYAKQLVQQGVKHVIVSMAGEGALLVTDEIGYVANVPKGKVLNSVGAGDSVVGGFLGAFSENKSLEEAFKIGVASGSATAFSLELCTKKEVEELLPQIEVVKI, encoded by the coding sequence ATGATTTATACCGTGACATTGAATCCATCAGTTGATTACATCGTAAGAGTTGAACAATTTGAGCTAGGATCGTTAAACCGTACATCGGAAGATTCAAAATTTCCTGGTGGTAAAGGGATTAATGTATCACGTGTGTTGAAACGATTAGGTGTTGAATCTAACGCATTAGGTTTTATAGGTGGTTTTACCGGTTCTTTTGTAGCAGATTTTCTATCTGGAGAGAATATTCAACACAACTTTATAAACGTTTCTGGTGATACGAGAATAAACGTTAAGCTAAAAACTGACGTTGAGACAGAGATAAATGGAGTAGGACCTAGTGTGTCAGAAGAACAGCTAAATCAGTTTTTAAAATTGTTTCAGCATATGAATCAAGACGATATTGTTCTTTTAGCAGGTAGTATTCCAGGGACATTACCAACATCTATCTATCAAAAAATCATGACTATTTGTAAAGAGAAAGAGATAAAAGTAGTCGCAGATGTTTCTGGTGATGCGCTAAAAGAAGTTGTATCTGAAAAGCCATTCTTAATCAAACCAAATCATCATGAATTAGGGGAATTGTTTGAAACAAACATTCAATCTGTGGAAGATGCACATAAATATGCGAAGCAGCTTGTTCAACAAGGTGTAAAGCATGTAATTGTCTCAATGGCTGGTGAAGGGGCACTTCTAGTTACAGATGAAATCGGTTATGTAGCAAATGTACCAAAAGGAAAGGTGTTAAATTCTGTTGGTGCCGGTGATTCAGTTGTTGGTGGATTTTTAGGTGCTTTCTCCGAAAATAAATCGTTGGAAGAAGCGTTTAAGATTGGTGTTGCTTCAGGCAGTGCAACAGCCTTCTCACTTGAGCTTTGCACAAAAAAAGAAGTAGAAGAGTTATTACCTCAAATAGAAGTAGTCAAAATATAG
- a CDS encoding PTS fructose transporter subunit IIABC, which translates to MRITEVLTKRTIKLEIQSTSKGDVVKELVDVLDRAGKLSNKESYEQAVLNREKQSTTGIGDGIAIPHAKTNAVKEPAIVFGRSTNGVDYESLDGQPSYLFFMIAAPEGANNTHLEALSKLSSILMKQEVRDQLLQAKTEDEVLAIIDQYDVQEDENVAVSSEGKIGKILAVTACPTGIAHTYMAADALKEKAKELNLSLKVETNGSGGAKNVLTPAEIEEATAIIVAADKQVEMERFKGKHVIIVPVADGIRKTKELLDRAVNQDAPIYQGSGESKKEDRSGERTGFYKHLMNGVSNMLPFVVGGGILIALSFMFGIHASDPNDPSHNAFAEALSTIGGGNAFGLMIPVLAGFIALSIADRPGLAPGMVGGFMAAQGGAGFLGGLIAGFLAGYIVVLLKKLLSGMPASLEGIKPVLLYPVLSIFTVGMIMFFVVNKPVSALNGVISDFLGNLGTGNLILLGLLLGGMMAVDMGGPINKAAFTFGIAMIDAGNFAPHAAVMAGGMVPPLGIALATTLFKNKFTKREREAGITCYIMGASFITEGAIPFAAADPGRVIPSIITGSAVAGALAMFFGNGLRAPHGGAFVIPLVEGNPVLYLLAIVIGAVVTALMLGILKKRVTE; encoded by the coding sequence ATGAGGATAACAGAAGTATTAACAAAAAGGACAATAAAATTAGAAATCCAATCAACGTCAAAGGGCGACGTTGTAAAAGAATTAGTTGATGTTCTAGATCGTGCTGGTAAGCTTTCAAACAAAGAGTCTTATGAGCAAGCAGTATTAAATCGTGAAAAACAAAGTACAACAGGAATTGGTGATGGTATTGCGATTCCTCATGCTAAAACAAATGCAGTGAAAGAACCTGCTATTGTGTTTGGACGTTCAACAAATGGTGTGGATTATGAGTCATTAGATGGCCAGCCAAGTTACTTGTTTTTCATGATTGCTGCTCCAGAGGGCGCAAACAATACCCACTTAGAAGCATTGTCAAAACTCTCAAGTATATTAATGAAGCAAGAAGTAAGAGATCAGTTACTACAAGCAAAAACAGAGGATGAAGTGTTGGCGATTATCGACCAATATGATGTTCAAGAAGATGAGAATGTAGCTGTGTCATCCGAAGGGAAAATAGGTAAAATATTAGCTGTTACTGCATGTCCAACGGGTATTGCTCATACGTATATGGCAGCAGATGCATTAAAAGAAAAAGCAAAAGAGCTGAACTTATCGTTAAAAGTAGAAACGAATGGTTCCGGTGGAGCTAAAAATGTTTTAACTCCTGCAGAAATTGAAGAAGCCACAGCAATTATCGTAGCTGCAGATAAACAAGTAGAAATGGAACGTTTTAAAGGTAAGCATGTGATCATTGTTCCAGTTGCTGATGGTATTCGTAAAACAAAAGAATTATTAGATCGTGCTGTGAATCAAGATGCTCCAATTTATCAAGGAAGTGGAGAGTCGAAAAAAGAAGATCGCAGTGGTGAAAGAACTGGATTTTATAAGCACTTAATGAACGGTGTATCTAATATGTTACCGTTTGTTGTAGGTGGCGGTATCTTAATTGCCTTATCGTTCATGTTTGGAATTCATGCATCAGATCCTAATGACCCTTCACATAACGCCTTTGCTGAAGCATTGAGCACAATTGGTGGCGGAAATGCATTTGGATTAATGATTCCTGTATTAGCTGGATTCATTGCATTAAGTATTGCAGACCGTCCAGGTTTAGCACCAGGTATGGTTGGTGGATTTATGGCTGCTCAAGGTGGCGCAGGCTTCTTGGGTGGATTAATTGCTGGTTTCTTAGCAGGTTATATTGTTGTACTTTTAAAGAAACTTTTATCTGGTATGCCAGCTTCTTTAGAAGGTATTAAGCCCGTTCTGTTATATCCGGTTTTAAGTATATTCACTGTTGGAATGATCATGTTCTTTGTAGTAAATAAACCTGTAAGTGCATTAAATGGTGTGATTAGTGACTTCTTAGGCAACTTAGGTACAGGAAACTTAATACTTCTAGGCTTACTGTTAGGCGGTATGATGGCAGTAGATATGGGTGGTCCAATCAATAAAGCTGCTTTCACATTTGGTATTGCAATGATTGATGCTGGAAACTTTGCTCCGCATGCTGCAGTTATGGCAGGTGGTATGGTTCCTCCACTAGGAATTGCATTAGCTACTACTTTATTCAAAAATAAATTTACAAAACGTGAACGTGAAGCAGGTATTACTTGTTATATTATGGGTGCTTCATTTATTACAGAAGGCGCTATTCCTTTTGCAGCAGCCGATCCAGGTCGTGTTATTCCTTCCATTATTACTGGTTCTGCAGTAGCTGGAGCTTTAGCAATGTTCTTCGGAAATGGATTACGCGCTCCACACGGCGGTGCATTTGTTATTCCTTTAGTTGAAGGTAACCCAGTTTTATATTTACTAGCTATAGTAATTGGTGCAGTAGTTACTGCATTAATGCTTGGGATTTTAAAGAAGCGTGTTACTGAATAA
- a CDS encoding organic hydroperoxide resistance protein: MSKPLFTSTVKAVGGRDGRVESSDGNINLQLAMPGSPRAKEIPEATNPEQLFAAGYSACFDGALQLMAKKENVSFESEVTANVSLLKDESDDGFKLGVTLQVKGTGIEKDKLQELVEKAHGFCPYSKATRGNIEVELEVE, translated from the coding sequence TTGTCAAAACCATTATTTACATCAACAGTAAAAGCAGTCGGTGGACGAGATGGCAGAGTTGAGTCATCTGATGGCAATATCAATTTACAATTAGCAATGCCAGGTTCACCTAGAGCCAAGGAAATCCCTGAAGCAACAAATCCTGAGCAATTATTTGCGGCTGGTTATTCTGCATGCTTTGACGGTGCGTTACAATTAATGGCAAAAAAAGAAAACGTGAGCTTTGAGTCTGAAGTTACGGCAAATGTTAGTCTCCTAAAGGACGAGTCTGATGATGGTTTTAAACTTGGTGTTACGTTACAAGTAAAAGGGACAGGTATTGAAAAGGACAAGCTTCAAGAATTGGTTGAGAAAGCACATGGATTTTGTCCATATTCAAAAGCAACAAGAGGAAATATTGAAGTGGAACTAGAGGTAGAATAA